A section of the Elizabethkingia anophelis R26 genome encodes:
- a CDS encoding SDR family NAD(P)-dependent oxidoreductase has translation MKKIAVVTGGNRGLGKDMVLNLAKGGKDIIFTFNSKEDEANEVIKEVEALGRKAAAIQLNVERQSSFDLFFDQLSNVLNDKFDGSKIDYWVNNAGIGLPTLLGHTDDKSFDTLMNIHLKSPYFLVQSAINFMNDGGGIVNIGTGLTRFSMIGYSVYAGLKSAMETITRYWALELGNRKIRVNAVAPGAIETDFGGGAVRDNAEINKNIAGGTALGRVGLPDDIGSVVAFLCSEESKWVNGQRIEVSGGIHL, from the coding sequence ATGAAAAAAATTGCAGTTGTAACTGGTGGAAACCGTGGACTGGGAAAAGATATGGTTCTGAATCTGGCTAAAGGCGGAAAAGATATTATTTTTACTTTCAACAGCAAAGAAGACGAAGCCAATGAGGTCATAAAGGAAGTTGAAGCACTAGGCAGAAAAGCCGCAGCAATTCAGCTCAATGTAGAAAGGCAGAGCAGTTTCGATCTTTTCTTCGATCAGCTATCCAATGTCCTGAATGATAAATTTGATGGTTCAAAAATAGATTACTGGGTAAACAATGCAGGAATAGGACTTCCAACTCTTCTGGGGCATACTGATGATAAATCTTTTGATACTCTCATGAATATTCATCTAAAAAGCCCTTATTTTCTTGTTCAGAGTGCTATAAACTTTATGAACGACGGCGGAGGTATTGTGAATATAGGAACCGGACTTACCAGATTTTCTATGATTGGTTATTCTGTATATGCGGGGTTAAAATCTGCAATGGAAACGATTACCAGGTATTGGGCTTTAGAGTTGGGCAACAGAAAAATAAGAGTAAATGCGGTAGCTCCAGGTGCTATTGAAACTGATTTTGGGGGCGGTGCTGTTCGTGACAATGCAGAAATCAACAAAAATATAGCTGGTGGAACAGCTTTAGGGCGTGTTGGTCTTCCGGACGATATAGGTTCTGTAGTAGCTTTCCTTTGCTCTGAAGAATCAAAATGGGTAAATGGTCAA
- a CDS encoding thioredoxin-like domain-containing protein → MKKLWITIQVEWLKTKGLGLVYLAIAIGAIIPLIGFVAGLFRDHNTDVAQLKYPIIETAVQDSLKGFVMFFFLLYIIISANRIAQTDHKNGGWLLMETQPVSKLNIYLAKYINLVIMAFICTVSFLFVTALVVITEYYIYPDPAKILDINFLWLGETLFRIMVSALGIIALQLMISVIIPGFIWPFLLGILGLILNLFSLVQKINIEYSPYNVFYIMSKNNNIRNLNHIISYSEYLSLFWMIVFLIAGYFWYAKKGFRSAFISNKKSLITSIAAVIVFSGIFFAMTKPIIPKANSEFISITGRFETDLKIDSVRIFTKDFHKKIASVPVTDNQFQWKTNQNLPMDEYILEFGNKNYPLVFGKGDWFDLFFRLNHTKMESYVKGNRKAEKDYNTTEEDFAGEFQYQLDNKEFKKPQDFYNKLQNEWQDNVQYLNKFSTSENFGLSDEFKEYRKQLLAIKFLNNIENYKKISGAAAPKALIDELQNTVKNPVRLLKKNSNYLDYKLDQLMAGEVGAEGNDSLIFKKLNTLPSGIEKDRLIGSQLYKSLELKTDSAARNSLYHSEIGYIQDRELKGYLQGKLISLNQSQKGMPFPDLNFTDSAGKAQKLSQFRGKYVIIDLWATWCQPCLEIRPTFEARERSYKYYQNIQFLSISVDQDKKRWENFLKTKPSKTLQWHLPDSNKFATEYGIQGIPRFIILDPQGKIYNMNAPSPNEDNFVEIMNQIKKD, encoded by the coding sequence ATGAAAAAACTGTGGATTACAATACAAGTAGAATGGCTAAAAACTAAAGGTTTAGGATTAGTATACCTTGCTATCGCTATAGGTGCTATTATTCCTCTTATAGGATTTGTTGCCGGCTTATTTAGAGATCATAACACCGATGTAGCTCAACTAAAATATCCAATTATTGAAACCGCTGTACAAGATTCGTTAAAAGGTTTCGTTATGTTTTTCTTTTTACTGTATATTATTATTTCTGCAAACAGAATTGCACAAACCGATCATAAAAATGGTGGATGGCTACTGATGGAAACCCAACCCGTAAGCAAACTGAATATTTATCTGGCCAAGTACATCAACCTTGTTATTATGGCTTTTATTTGTACAGTAAGCTTTTTGTTCGTTACAGCTCTTGTTGTTATTACAGAATATTATATATATCCTGACCCCGCTAAAATATTAGATATCAACTTTCTCTGGCTGGGAGAAACTTTGTTCAGAATTATGGTTTCAGCACTGGGAATAATAGCACTACAACTTATGATTTCTGTAATTATTCCGGGATTTATATGGCCATTTCTATTAGGAATATTGGGTCTTATCCTTAATCTTTTCTCATTAGTTCAGAAAATCAATATAGAATACTCGCCCTACAATGTTTTCTATATTATGAGCAAAAACAACAATATAAGAAACCTTAATCATATTATATCATATTCGGAGTATCTCAGTCTTTTCTGGATGATTGTATTTCTCATTGCCGGATACTTCTGGTATGCTAAAAAAGGATTCCGTAGCGCCTTTATCAGTAATAAAAAATCATTAATCACCAGCATTGCAGCTGTAATAGTTTTCAGTGGTATTTTCTTCGCAATGACTAAACCCATTATTCCTAAAGCAAACTCTGAATTCATAAGTATCACAGGTAGATTTGAAACTGATCTTAAAATAGATTCTGTACGTATTTTCACCAAAGATTTTCATAAAAAAATAGCTTCGGTACCTGTCACTGATAATCAGTTTCAATGGAAAACAAATCAAAATCTTCCAATGGACGAGTACATTCTGGAGTTTGGCAATAAAAACTACCCATTAGTTTTTGGTAAGGGAGACTGGTTCGATTTATTTTTCCGTCTGAATCATACGAAAATGGAGAGCTATGTAAAAGGTAACAGAAAGGCTGAAAAGGATTACAATACTACAGAAGAAGATTTTGCAGGAGAGTTTCAGTATCAACTGGATAATAAAGAATTCAAAAAACCACAGGATTTCTATAATAAATTACAGAACGAGTGGCAGGATAATGTTCAATACCTCAATAAATTCTCTACCTCTGAAAACTTTGGGTTATCTGATGAGTTTAAGGAATACAGAAAGCAACTTTTAGCTATAAAATTCCTTAACAATATAGAAAATTATAAAAAGATATCTGGTGCAGCAGCGCCAAAAGCACTCATCGATGAATTGCAAAACACTGTAAAAAATCCGGTACGTTTACTGAAGAAAAACTCCAATTATCTGGATTACAAACTTGATCAATTAATGGCTGGTGAAGTTGGTGCAGAAGGCAATGATAGTTTGATTTTCAAAAAACTGAATACACTCCCGTCGGGAATAGAAAAAGACAGACTCATAGGCTCTCAGCTCTATAAATCTCTGGAACTAAAAACAGACAGTGCTGCGCGAAACAGCCTGTATCATTCTGAAATCGGTTATATTCAGGATAGAGAACTGAAAGGCTACCTGCAAGGGAAATTAATATCTCTCAATCAGAGCCAGAAAGGAATGCCTTTCCCGGACCTTAACTTTACAGACAGTGCCGGAAAAGCACAAAAACTTTCCCAGTTCCGCGGGAAGTATGTTATTATTGACCTATGGGCAACCTGGTGCCAGCCTTGCCTGGAGATACGCCCAACCTTTGAAGCCCGGGAAAGAAGCTATAAATACTATCAGAATATACAGTTCCTTTCTATTAGTGTAGATCAGGATAAAAAACGTTGGGAAAACTTCCTGAAAACCAAACCGTCAAAAACATTACAGTGGCATCTTCCAGATTCTAATAAATTTGCAACAGAATATGGCATACAGGGAATTCCAAGATTTATTATTCTGGATCCGCAAGGTAAAATCTATAATATGAATGCTCCTTCACCGAATGAAGATAACTTTGTTGAGATTATGAATCAGATCAAGAAGGATTAA
- a CDS encoding ABC transporter ATP-binding protein, with translation MENTIDIKDLSFSFNKGKPILKDLTIKVPKGSIFGFLGANGAGKSTTMRFIIGALTDTDKTIRIFGQDLETFYPDGFKRIGSLIDYPAFYDHLSGWDNLMVLSQIRQLPKKNAEEVLHLVGLWEARNTKMKKYSLGMKQRLAIAMSLLGNPELLILDEPVNGLDPNGMIEIRELLLKLNQEKGITIFISSHLLQEIEKMITHLAIISHGEIKFMGSKEELNKLYQYRRVKVGINNALQYIDKIPSIYNPKLINENTMECAVGSKEEVIALNTLLVSQQAEIFELKSNTGLEDWFIELTKN, from the coding sequence ATGGAGAACACAATTGACATTAAAGATTTAAGCTTCTCTTTCAACAAGGGAAAACCTATATTAAAAGATTTAACCATTAAAGTTCCGAAAGGAAGTATTTTTGGCTTTCTGGGTGCAAACGGGGCAGGTAAATCTACAACCATGAGATTCATTATCGGCGCTCTTACCGATACGGATAAAACCATCAGGATCTTTGGTCAGGATCTGGAAACTTTCTATCCCGATGGATTTAAGAGAATCGGTTCACTTATCGATTATCCCGCATTTTATGATCACTTATCCGGATGGGATAACCTTATGGTACTTTCACAAATAAGACAGCTCCCGAAAAAAAATGCCGAAGAAGTTTTACATCTTGTAGGTTTATGGGAAGCCCGAAATACCAAAATGAAAAAATATTCCCTGGGGATGAAACAACGGCTTGCTATTGCCATGTCACTTCTTGGAAATCCGGAGCTTCTGATTCTGGATGAGCCGGTAAACGGACTCGATCCTAATGGAATGATAGAAATACGTGAGTTACTTCTTAAGCTAAATCAGGAAAAAGGGATTACCATATTTATATCGAGTCACCTTCTTCAGGAGATTGAAAAAATGATTACACATCTGGCCATTATTTCCCATGGCGAAATTAAGTTTATGGGAAGCAAAGAAGAACTGAACAAACTTTATCAGTACAGACGTGTAAAAGTCGGAATTAACAATGCGCTACAGTATATAGATAAGATACCAAGTATATACAACCCAAAGCTAATTAATGAAAACACAATGGAATGTGCTGTTGGCAGCAAAGAAGAAGTGATCGCATTAAACACTCTACTCGTATCTCAACAAGCCGAAATTTTTGAACTAAAGAGCAACACTGGTCTTGAAGACTGGTTTATAGAACTAACTAAAAACTAA
- a CDS encoding (4Fe-4S)-binding protein produces METKEYSENKDITVLWTPSRCKHAGICVKTLPKVYHPKDKPWITPTEATADELKSQIEKCPTGALGYKLH; encoded by the coding sequence ATGGAAACAAAAGAATATTCAGAAAATAAAGACATCACAGTTCTTTGGACACCTTCACGCTGCAAGCATGCCGGTATATGTGTAAAAACTTTGCCTAAAGTATATCACCCGAAGGATAAACCATGGATCACTCCAACGGAAGCTACAGCAGATGAGCTTAAAAGTCAAATTGAAAAATGTCCTACAGGAGCATTAGGATATAAGCTCCATTAG
- a CDS encoding heme-binding domain-containing protein → MMKSIKKIFFAGIILLLFLQFFQPVRNINKGQAPSSDFMRIYDPPISIKRTLLNSCYDCHSNNTNYPFYSYVQPISYFLEKHISKGKQELNFNEWGNYSSRKRRNKLSAIREQIENNKMPLPSYLVIHRNAKLSEAQKQELFKWMKSIRIND, encoded by the coding sequence ATGATGAAGTCAATCAAAAAAATATTCTTTGCAGGAATTATTCTTTTGTTATTTCTTCAATTTTTTCAGCCTGTCCGGAATATCAATAAAGGACAGGCTCCTTCTTCTGATTTCATGCGGATTTACGATCCACCTATAAGTATAAAACGTACACTGCTAAACTCCTGTTACGACTGTCATAGCAACAATACAAATTATCCCTTTTACTCTTATGTCCAACCCATAAGCTATTTTCTGGAAAAACACATTAGCAAAGGGAAGCAGGAGCTAAACTTTAATGAATGGGGTAATTACAGCAGCCGTAAAAGGAGAAATAAACTAAGTGCCATCAGAGAACAAATAGAAAATAACAAAATGCCCCTTCCCTCCTATTTAGTCATTCATCGTAATGCAAAATTGTCCGAAGCACAAAAGCAAGAGCTTTTCAAATGGATGAAATCTATACGTATAAATGATTAA
- a CDS encoding DUF3347 domain-containing protein, which yields MKNLIITALTGLSLLACADKKTKPESNLPQSTKDKTETKKETKNLFSVKEIINSYLSIKNALTKDDGKAAAEASKKLFETLETINADTLDKEKKSIFIDIYESMRENAEHISTNAGNVEHQREHFALLSRDINDLTDNFGTAGLKLYLDFCPMYNKQNGAIWVSEKKEIVNPYYGSKMSDCGSVKKAL from the coding sequence ATGAAAAACCTTATTATAACAGCACTTACAGGGCTAAGCCTATTAGCGTGTGCTGACAAAAAAACAAAACCAGAAAGCAATCTGCCACAAAGCACTAAAGATAAAACAGAAACAAAAAAAGAAACTAAAAATTTGTTTTCTGTAAAAGAGATTATCAACAGCTACCTGTCTATTAAAAATGCATTAACAAAAGACGATGGAAAAGCTGCTGCAGAAGCTTCAAAAAAGCTATTCGAAACACTGGAAACTATCAATGCAGATACATTAGATAAGGAAAAGAAATCAATATTTATAGACATCTATGAAAGTATGCGTGAAAATGCCGAACATATTAGTACCAATGCCGGAAATGTTGAACACCAAAGAGAACATTTTGCACTATTAAGCCGTGATATCAACGACCTTACCGATAATTTTGGTACAGCGGGACTAAAACTCTATCTGGATTTTTGCCCTATGTATAACAAACAAAATGGGGCCATATGGGTAAGTGAAAAAAAGGAAATTGTAAATCCCTATTACGGGTCAAAAATGTCTGACTGTGGATCTGTAAAAAAAGCGTTATAA
- a CDS encoding peroxiredoxin family protein produces MNKIKLIILLFGIISIVARAQSIGMNFPYFAGKNYDFIIFQGDRQKTVYKGIIPKDGKFTLSIPKEYAPYNGMSRWLITGTAEGGGLDMYIPGKDFSVSCTEAQPNEENIIYTNNTGNTELRKLHAEQMGILSRYGAMKQSIKVFTPSDNNYPIFQQEYQKQITAYNNLHQGLKAKPDYINRFLKIVNITKGISNQLNENEQDDAQNTYQYITNELDWPTLYTSGHWSTVINTWLSIHTQLIKKPEQFVEDFRKISNKITSPVIYTNLAKTMAHYLSQQGQDEYIGAIAPIIKESGKVSQYDGELTVYTKATVGSKAPDLIIPQQETSNKKQSDKNQILKIADKTYQQTLLFFYQSTDCKTCDQQLQELSSNYQMLTAKGVRVITISADKEKALYTSKSKTFPWKDAYCDYKGEKGENFKNYSVTGAPTLILIDSAGNILSRGTSISF; encoded by the coding sequence ATGAATAAAATAAAATTAATTATCCTTCTTTTCGGAATTATTTCTATAGTTGCAAGAGCACAATCAATAGGAATGAATTTTCCGTATTTTGCAGGAAAAAACTATGATTTTATAATTTTTCAAGGCGACAGACAAAAAACTGTCTATAAGGGCATTATTCCTAAAGATGGCAAATTTACCCTTAGTATTCCTAAAGAATATGCTCCTTATAATGGCATGAGCCGCTGGCTAATTACCGGAACAGCAGAGGGAGGTGGTCTGGATATGTACATCCCCGGAAAAGATTTCTCTGTAAGCTGTACAGAGGCACAACCTAATGAAGAAAATATTATCTACACCAATAATACGGGCAATACAGAATTAAGAAAACTGCATGCGGAACAAATGGGCATATTGTCCCGTTATGGGGCGATGAAACAATCCATAAAAGTCTTCACACCTTCTGATAATAACTACCCGATATTTCAGCAGGAGTATCAGAAACAGATCACAGCATACAACAACTTGCATCAGGGACTAAAAGCTAAACCGGATTACATAAACCGCTTTCTTAAGATTGTAAATATTACTAAGGGCATAAGTAATCAGCTTAACGAAAACGAACAAGATGACGCTCAGAATACTTATCAATATATTACTAACGAATTAGACTGGCCTACCTTATATACTTCTGGTCATTGGAGTACAGTGATCAATACATGGCTGAGTATTCACACACAGTTAATAAAAAAACCGGAACAATTTGTAGAAGACTTCCGAAAAATAAGCAACAAAATTACTTCTCCTGTTATCTATACCAATCTGGCAAAGACAATGGCTCATTATCTTTCTCAGCAGGGGCAGGACGAATACATAGGTGCTATAGCACCTATAATCAAAGAATCCGGAAAAGTTTCCCAATACGATGGTGAACTCACAGTCTATACAAAAGCTACTGTAGGATCTAAAGCACCAGATTTGATTATCCCACAACAGGAAACAAGCAATAAAAAACAATCCGATAAAAATCAAATCCTAAAAATAGCAGATAAAACCTACCAACAGACACTTTTATTTTTCTACCAATCTACAGACTGTAAGACATGCGACCAGCAATTGCAAGAGCTAAGCTCCAATTATCAGATGCTTACGGCCAAAGGTGTACGTGTAATTACTATTTCTGCAGATAAAGAAAAAGCGCTGTACACCAGTAAATCCAAGACATTCCCGTGGAAAGATGCTTATTGTGACTACAAAGGTGAGAAGGGTGAAAACTTTAAAAATTATAGTGTAACTGGAGCGCCTACACTTATCCTTATAGACTCCGCTGGCAATATTCTGTCCAGAGGAACTTCTATAAGCTTTTAG
- a CDS encoding FISUMP domain-containing protein has protein sequence MMKNIQKTTILAVASSFLLMNSCRSNDTENTLIASGTSAVNIQFSGTDFADETGSAQASVGKSGIVANTIQSRSVLVDPSHVLTVQYAPATNALKTSAGINGMAAVDGNAMTPGTKFRILAYNGNNTTAESQSDYTVGASGAITGAPLMLTNGATYTIVAYSYGSSYLPPITNNTQSVPYDNTPGNRDLMYQKLTFQPNGNNGVNTITIKLRHVTTQITTIIDAASYGGGNITNIQNAKITPHYTNGNLALASGTITGPGTNTTNALTGLSTIDPNGVPLVFPNLSTPNLVQTANPIMINANQRGTFSADIALNNGPLKNVGLPDSFLIKPGYRRNLTIKLARCGANILGKDRNFMCHNLGADYTVNPDPTDPTTDKAKLHGAKYQWGAPTETVSMEQDQSAAIVTYSSNGNVTSGWDKPGGLNNPCPEGYRMPTSQELGSLFGYNGVDNQYNTSTFTGTPWVPGINNYGNFRTITSKSNPAYSISLPAAGYRQGSGTSIQNRGFLGWYWTATNSTYLQIQGTKDGLTLNGVYPGGSGVAMSVRCISDQ, from the coding sequence ATGATGAAAAATATACAAAAAACTACAATATTGGCTGTAGCGTCCTCATTCCTTTTAATGAACTCTTGCCGCAGCAACGACACGGAAAACACTCTTATAGCATCGGGCACTTCTGCTGTTAATATCCAATTTTCAGGAACTGATTTTGCAGATGAAACAGGTAGTGCGCAGGCTTCTGTCGGAAAATCGGGAATAGTAGCCAATACTATACAAAGCCGAAGTGTATTAGTTGATCCCAGCCATGTATTAACTGTACAATATGCACCTGCTACAAACGCACTAAAAACATCAGCAGGTATCAATGGTATGGCTGCTGTAGATGGAAATGCTATGACACCCGGAACAAAATTCAGGATTCTTGCTTATAATGGCAACAATACTACAGCTGAATCCCAAAGCGATTATACAGTCGGAGCAAGTGGAGCCATTACAGGTGCCCCATTAATGTTGACGAATGGTGCTACTTATACCATTGTAGCTTATTCTTATGGTTCTTCATATCTGCCACCGATTACAAATAACACACAATCTGTCCCGTACGATAACACACCAGGTAATCGTGATCTAATGTACCAAAAGTTGACTTTTCAGCCCAATGGTAACAATGGAGTCAATACTATAACAATTAAGCTAAGACACGTAACAACCCAGATTACAACCATAATAGATGCGGCATCGTATGGTGGTGGTAATATTACAAATATCCAAAATGCCAAAATCACGCCACATTATACCAATGGTAATTTGGCTTTGGCCTCTGGTACTATTACTGGTCCCGGTACTAATACAACCAATGCATTGACGGGTCTTAGCACTATAGATCCAAATGGAGTTCCATTGGTATTTCCTAATCTTAGCACCCCTAATCTTGTACAAACCGCTAATCCTATAATGATTAATGCCAACCAGAGAGGAACTTTTTCTGCAGATATAGCCCTTAATAATGGTCCGCTTAAAAATGTTGGACTCCCTGATAGTTTCTTAATTAAACCTGGTTACAGAAGAAATCTTACCATAAAACTAGCAAGATGTGGTGCTAATATCTTGGGTAAAGACAGAAACTTTATGTGCCATAATCTGGGAGCAGATTATACTGTAAACCCTGATCCAACTGATCCGACCACTGATAAAGCAAAACTACATGGTGCTAAATATCAGTGGGGAGCCCCTACAGAAACCGTATCTATGGAACAGGATCAGAGTGCTGCCATAGTAACATACAGTTCAAATGGTAATGTCACTAGTGGTTGGGATAAACCTGGTGGGCTAAACAACCCATGCCCAGAAGGATACAGAATGCCAACCAGTCAGGAGCTGGGATCCTTATTCGGCTACAATGGTGTTGATAATCAATACAATACAAGCACATTCACTGGTACTCCTTGGGTTCCAGGTATTAACAACTATGGTAATTTTAGAACAATCACATCAAAAAGCAATCCAGCATATTCAATATCACTTCCTGCAGCAGGATATCGTCAAGGAAGTGGCACTTCTATACAGAACAGAGGCTTTTTGGGATGGTATTGGACTGCTACTAATTCTACTTATCTTCAAATTCAAGGTACAAAAGATGGGTTGACTCTAAATGGTGTTTATCCAGGTGGTAGTGGAGTTGCGATGTCAGTTCGTTGTATTTCAGATCAATAA
- a CDS encoding HdeD family acid-resistance protein, with protein sequence MPSSFSTTIKMPLKGWFLPLISGIFSVITGLYIFFINSDAYLLLNIFPGAALVISGLVRLFFALLNRKAINGWGWHLIYGMLILDMGIYLFIYTGVSIVFYIGFTSFLRSVILLGTAIDLKRHEHKNWKRIAIGSLAGVIFSIILLAEPLSFKDTSRPVLTGIFIATGISVGFLALEFKKVNSFYKKLKKLTLK encoded by the coding sequence ATGCCATCATCTTTTAGCACCACTATAAAAATGCCTTTAAAAGGCTGGTTCCTTCCTTTAATATCCGGAATATTTTCCGTTATTACCGGTTTGTATATTTTTTTCATTAATTCAGATGCATACCTTCTTTTAAATATATTTCCGGGAGCAGCTCTGGTTATTTCTGGTCTGGTGAGATTATTTTTTGCATTGCTCAATCGTAAAGCAATTAATGGCTGGGGCTGGCATCTCATATATGGAATGCTTATTTTAGATATGGGAATTTATCTGTTTATTTACACAGGTGTATCCATTGTTTTTTACATCGGATTTACTTCTTTTCTAAGATCTGTTATACTATTAGGCACTGCTATAGATTTAAAAAGACACGAACATAAAAACTGGAAAAGAATCGCTATAGGAAGTTTGGCAGGAGTTATATTTTCAATTATTTTATTAGCCGAGCCATTATCCTTTAAAGACACTTCCAGACCTGTTCTGACGGGGATATTTATAGCAACAGGAATCTCTGTGGGATTTTTAGCATTGGAATTCAAAAAAGTCAATTCTTTTTATAAAAAATTAAAAAAGCTGACTCTTAAGTAA
- a CDS encoding LuxR family transcriptional regulator yields the protein MKKLPAIDILHFVENIRITNRDNEKDYFSYFSDAINRAKDFAIGPFFWYIPNNYQLKIKWVSDNIGTHTPHNKDEWYDKGPDFFADQLHPDDRDYVLSAFIFIYKTYADIKTINKDNFVFNIYTRFLNKKNEYRWVVMQIAKIYMNEFKQVESILCIVYDLSHLQIKNMPLLSLVDINNNHIRYFKSFKEKVESEYIDIPVITKREKEILQLMAQGDNTPIIAEKLFISYHTVQNHKRNLRKKTNTKTSSELIAYVIKYNILLVT from the coding sequence ATGAAGAAACTACCTGCAATTGATATTCTCCATTTCGTGGAGAATATCAGAATAACTAATAGAGATAATGAAAAAGATTATTTTTCTTACTTCTCAGATGCAATAAACAGAGCAAAAGACTTTGCAATAGGTCCTTTTTTTTGGTATATTCCAAATAATTACCAATTAAAAATAAAATGGGTAAGTGATAATATAGGAACACATACACCCCATAACAAAGATGAGTGGTATGATAAGGGACCAGATTTCTTTGCCGACCAGCTTCATCCTGATGACCGTGATTATGTACTGTCTGCATTTATATTTATATATAAAACCTATGCCGACATTAAAACAATAAACAAGGATAACTTTGTATTTAATATTTATACCAGATTTCTTAACAAGAAAAATGAGTACAGATGGGTGGTTATGCAGATTGCGAAAATATACATGAATGAGTTTAAACAGGTAGAAAGTATTCTATGTATTGTTTACGATTTATCTCATTTACAAATTAAAAATATGCCTCTTCTATCGTTAGTAGACATTAATAATAATCACATCAGGTACTTTAAAAGCTTTAAAGAAAAAGTGGAGTCCGAATATATTGATATACCTGTAATTACCAAGCGCGAAAAAGAAATTCTCCAGTTGATGGCGCAGGGAGATAATACACCAATTATTGCTGAAAAACTATTTATTTCTTATCATACTGTACAGAACCATAAAAGAAATCTCAGAAAAAAAACAAATACCAAAACCTCATCTGAGCTTATTGCCTACGTTATTAAGTATAATATATTGCTTGTTACATAA
- a CDS encoding cryptochrome/photolyase family protein → MENKVVVYWFRRDLRLEDNKGLQQALASGLPVLPVFIFDTDILDQLSDPYDRRVDYIHQALISINDTLHKYQSTLQVYHGKPLEIFELITTQYQVQAVYCNRDYEPQAIKRDHAVKKKLQKNGIQFYDFKDQVIFDQSEVVKADGLAYTVYTPYAKKWRSELQQEHYKTAKVDLNNLLKAQPDNIVSLANIGFRKTDINFQKPTPDLSIIKDYNQYRDFPALDKTSHLGIALRFGTISIRECVSFAIKHNDTWLSELIWREFFMQILYHFPEVVHRSFKPQYDYIEWRNNEEEFQRWCRGETGYPIVDAGMRQLNTTGFMHNRVRMIVASFLCKHLLIDWRWGEAYFAEKLLDYDLAANNGNWQWAAGSGCDAAPYFRIFNPTAQTQKFDKDLQYIKKWNPDFQQNITPPIVQHEIARQHALQVYKKALQNV, encoded by the coding sequence CCAGCTAAGCGATCCCTACGATCGCCGTGTAGATTATATCCATCAGGCACTAATATCCATTAATGATACGCTTCATAAATATCAATCCACACTTCAGGTTTATCATGGTAAGCCTCTGGAGATTTTTGAACTAATTACAACACAATACCAGGTACAGGCAGTATACTGCAATCGCGACTACGAGCCTCAGGCGATAAAAAGAGATCATGCGGTAAAAAAGAAGTTACAAAAGAATGGTATTCAATTTTATGACTTTAAAGACCAGGTTATTTTCGATCAGTCTGAAGTTGTAAAGGCAGATGGCCTAGCCTATACGGTCTATACACCATATGCTAAGAAATGGCGTAGCGAACTTCAACAGGAACATTATAAAACAGCAAAAGTAGATTTAAATAATCTTTTAAAAGCTCAACCGGATAATATTGTTTCTTTAGCCAACATTGGTTTTCGGAAAACGGATATAAATTTTCAAAAACCAACACCAGATCTCAGTATTATAAAAGATTATAACCAATACCGCGATTTCCCTGCCCTGGATAAAACTTCCCATCTGGGTATAGCTTTAAGATTTGGTACTATTTCCATACGGGAATGTGTTTCTTTTGCTATTAAACATAATGATACATGGCTATCTGAACTTATCTGGCGGGAATTCTTCATGCAGATTCTTTATCACTTTCCCGAAGTTGTCCACCGCAGTTTTAAACCCCAATATGATTATATTGAATGGCGGAATAATGAAGAGGAATTCCAGCGTTGGTGTAGAGGCGAAACAGGCTACCCAATAGTGGATGCCGGTATGCGGCAGCTTAATACAACCGGATTTATGCACAACCGTGTACGGATGATTGTTGCCAGTTTTTTATGCAAACATCTTCTTATCGATTGGCGCTGGGGCGAAGCTTACTTTGCGGAAAAGCTTCTGGACTATGATCTGGCTGCCAATAACGGTAACTGGCAATGGGCGGCAGGTAGTGGCTGCGATGCAGCTCCTTACTTCCGGATTTTCAATCCAACGGCTCAAACTCAGAAATTTGATAAAGACTTGCAGTATATTAAAAAATGGAACCCGGATTTTCAGCAAAATATAACACCTCCTATTGTGCAGCATGAAATAGCCAGACAACATGCTTTACAGGTTTACAAAAAGGCTCTGCAAAATGTCTGA